The Lacrimispora xylanolytica genome has a segment encoding these proteins:
- a CDS encoding branched-chain amino acid ABC transporter permease has protein sequence MTFSLFFQSVINGLNQGAIYALIALGYTMVYGIIRMINFAHGDFIMIGAYTLFYTIPLMVNAGMPAWLSVLAAIIVCALVGVVVEVVAYKPVRQAGSMSALITALAMSLFLENLAMVLFGAKPQNVQKIFDLPTINVLGAALPLNVVLTIFIGVIMMAGLQLFIKKTKMGKAMRSVPQDRDASVLVGINVNKVITVTFAIGSALAAVAALMYCTKYPRVTNDMGSMMGLKAFIAAVLGGIGIIPGAMLGGILVGLIEIFVKLIAPGWYEAITYAILIVILLVKPSGILGKNMGEKV, from the coding sequence ATGACATTTTCATTATTCTTTCAAAGCGTCATCAACGGGCTGAATCAGGGAGCTATTTATGCTTTGATCGCTCTGGGTTATACCATGGTCTATGGAATTATCCGAATGATAAACTTTGCCCACGGCGATTTTATCATGATTGGGGCATACACCTTATTTTATACCATACCTTTGATGGTAAATGCCGGAATGCCCGCCTGGCTTTCCGTTCTGGCCGCAATTATCGTTTGTGCTCTCGTAGGTGTGGTGGTTGAGGTAGTGGCTTATAAGCCTGTCCGTCAGGCCGGTTCCATGTCAGCTCTTATTACGGCCCTTGCCATGAGTCTGTTCCTTGAGAATCTGGCAATGGTGCTCTTTGGCGCAAAGCCCCAGAACGTACAGAAGATCTTTGATCTGCCGACTATCAACGTACTGGGAGCAGCCCTTCCTCTTAATGTAGTTCTCACCATTTTCATAGGCGTCATCATGATGGCAGGACTCCAGCTCTTTATCAAGAAGACGAAAATGGGAAAGGCCATGCGCTCTGTTCCCCAGGACCGGGATGCCTCTGTGCTTGTGGGAATCAATGTAAATAAGGTAATTACCGTTACCTTTGCCATTGGCTCTGCACTGGCGGCTGTGGCAGCCCTTATGTACTGCACCAAATATCCAAGAGTGACCAATGATATGGGTTCCATGATGGGGCTTAAGGCTTTTATTGCTGCGGTCCTTGGGGGAATTGGAATTATACCTGGAGCCATGCTTGGAGGCATATTAGTGGGGCTAATTGAGATCTTTGTTAAGCTGATTGCTCCAGGCTGGTATGAAGCCATTACTTATGCCATACTGATCGTCATCCTTTTGGTAAAACCGTCCGGCATTCTTGGTAAGAATATGGGCGAGAAGGTATAA
- a CDS encoding branched-chain amino acid ABC transporter permease, with protein sequence MEKQIKRSYLLNILGVLFVFLLFVLLFETRVFGASTQYIKGICTTACYTIIMVASLNLVVGFMGEFSLGHAGFVSVGAYTSAIVSSALAGKGLPDFFLFLVALLAGGAAAGVTGILVGIPALRLRGDYLAIVTVAFAEIIRVCFCNFAITGGGKTMSGILKLSDFYWCYWIMAGCVAIMYMYVRSRFGRTVKAIREDYIAAAASGINVTYYKVMTFTVAAFFAGVGGGIYAHYMTAMIPTNFNFMYSAELLSEVIIGGTGSLTGSIIGAAFLSSLPEMTRQFSQYRMLVYSVILVLVMIFKPGGIFGTWEFSLTRIIKRLLGTKRNGGV encoded by the coding sequence ATGGAAAAACAGATTAAAAGATCTTATTTGTTAAATATTTTAGGCGTATTATTTGTCTTTTTATTATTTGTCCTTCTCTTTGAGACCAGAGTATTTGGTGCCTCCACCCAGTATATAAAGGGAATATGCACGACGGCTTGTTATACAATTATAATGGTAGCCTCCTTAAATTTAGTGGTAGGGTTTATGGGAGAATTTTCTCTGGGGCATGCAGGCTTTGTGTCTGTGGGGGCCTATACCTCAGCCATTGTATCCTCAGCTCTAGCCGGAAAAGGCCTGCCGGATTTTTTCCTGTTTCTTGTTGCCCTTCTGGCAGGAGGGGCCGCCGCCGGAGTTACGGGAATTCTGGTCGGCATACCAGCCCTTCGCTTAAGGGGGGATTACCTTGCCATTGTAACCGTGGCATTTGCTGAAATCATCCGGGTGTGCTTTTGCAACTTCGCCATTACAGGAGGCGGCAAGACCATGAGCGGGATTTTAAAGCTGTCTGATTTTTACTGGTGCTACTGGATTATGGCAGGCTGTGTTGCAATCATGTATATGTATGTAAGAAGCCGGTTTGGAAGGACGGTAAAAGCCATACGGGAGGACTATATCGCAGCAGCAGCTTCGGGAATCAATGTGACCTATTATAAGGTAATGACCTTTACTGTGGCTGCTTTTTTTGCCGGAGTGGGGGGCGGAATCTATGCTCATTATATGACTGCCATGATTCCTACCAATTTTAATTTCATGTATTCTGCAGAACTGCTATCCGAAGTCATCATCGGAGGAACCGGCTCCCTGACCGGCTCCATTATAGGTGCGGCCTTCCTTTCCTCCCTGCCGGAAATGACCCGTCAGTTCTCCCAATACCGAATGCTGGTTTATTCTGTCATTCTTGTATTGGTCATGATCTTTAAGCCGGGAGGGATATTCGGAACCTGGGAATTTTCCTTAACCCGCATCATCAAACGGCTTTTAGGAACAAAAAGGAATGGAGGTGTGTAA
- a CDS encoding ABC transporter ATP-binding protein — translation MAEEAKKHPVLKVLNLGIQFGGLKAVDSFDLEIGESELIGLIGPNGAGKTTVFNLITGVYKPTEGSFYLNGQRMNGKSTYQIVEAGIARTFQNIRLFKKMSVIDNVKAAMNARLSYGLFHAIFRTPGYWKQEATLTSHAKELLKVVHLEGREELEAGNLPYGEQRRLEIARALATDMKLLLLDEPAAGMNPTETEELLEIINYIRKEFKISVLLIEHDMSLVMKVCERIKVLDFGTTIASGTPKEIANNQRVIEAYLGKEEEEVGEDA, via the coding sequence ATGGCAGAAGAGGCAAAAAAGCACCCAGTGTTAAAGGTTCTAAATCTTGGAATCCAGTTCGGCGGGTTAAAGGCAGTTGACAGCTTTGACTTAGAGATTGGAGAATCTGAGCTTATTGGACTCATTGGGCCAAATGGAGCGGGGAAGACCACTGTATTTAACTTAATTACCGGAGTATATAAACCAACGGAAGGCTCCTTTTATTTAAATGGGCAGCGCATGAATGGAAAAAGCACCTATCAGATCGTAGAAGCAGGAATTGCAAGAACATTTCAAAATATCCGATTATTCAAGAAAATGTCGGTTATTGATAACGTGAAAGCTGCCATGAACGCCAGGCTATCTTATGGTCTTTTTCATGCTATATTCCGCACTCCCGGGTATTGGAAGCAGGAGGCGACCCTTACGAGCCATGCGAAGGAGCTTTTAAAGGTGGTTCACTTAGAAGGCAGAGAGGAGCTGGAGGCCGGAAACTTACCCTATGGGGAGCAGAGAAGGCTTGAAATTGCCAGGGCTCTTGCAACGGATATGAAGCTTCTTTTGCTGGATGAACCAGCGGCGGGTATGAATCCTACAGAAACGGAGGAGCTGCTTGAAATCATCAATTATATCCGAAAGGAATTTAAAATCTCGGTTCTTCTCATTGAACATGATATGAGCCTGGTCATGAAGGTCTGCGAACGAATTAAGGTGCTTGATTTTGGAACCACCATAGCCTCTGGTACTCCAAAGGAAATAGCAAACAACCAGAGAGTCATTGAGGCTTATCTGGGAAAAGAGGAAGAGGAGGTGGGGGAAGATGCTTGA
- a CDS encoding ABC transporter ATP-binding protein — MLEVRSLSVSYGAIKAIHNVSLHVNQGEIVSLIGANGAGKTTILRTISGLKKADEGEIQFEGTDLRKTEPSSIIRLKLAHVPEGRHIFPQMTVEENLEMGAFADQKDMEATMTDVYDRFSRLKERRRQLAGTLSGGEQQMLAVGRALMARPKMILMDEPSMGLSPLLVKEIFSIIKEVNKNGITILLVEQNARMALSISNRAYVMETGKISMEGDAGELLRDVRVKKAYLGQ; from the coding sequence ATGCTTGAGGTCCGCAGCTTATCCGTATCCTACGGAGCGATTAAAGCCATCCATAACGTATCCTTACACGTTAACCAGGGTGAGATTGTTTCCTTAATCGGTGCAAATGGAGCCGGGAAAACCACCATTTTAAGGACTATATCCGGTCTTAAAAAGGCTGATGAAGGAGAAATCCAATTTGAAGGAACTGATTTAAGAAAAACAGAGCCCAGCAGCATCATCCGCTTAAAGCTTGCTCATGTGCCAGAGGGCAGACACATCTTTCCACAGATGACCGTGGAAGAAAATCTGGAAATGGGAGCATTTGCAGATCAGAAGGATATGGAAGCCACCATGACAGACGTCTATGACAGGTTTTCCAGATTAAAGGAAAGAAGACGGCAGCTTGCAGGAACCTTATCAGGAGGAGAGCAGCAGATGCTGGCTGTTGGCCGCGCCTTAATGGCAAGGCCGAAGATGATCCTCATGGATGAGCCCTCTATGGGGTTATCCCCTCTTCTGGTCAAGGAGATATTCTCCATTATAAAAGAAGTAAATAAGAATGGGATCACCATATTACTGGTGGAGCAGAATGCCAGAATGGCGTTGTCCATTTCAAATCGTGCCTATGTCATGGAAACAGGAAAAATCTCCATGGAGGGAGATGCAGGAGAGCTATTACGGGATGTGCGGGTGAAGAAAGCATACCTGGGACAGTAG
- a CDS encoding aminotransferase class IV, protein MKELAYYDGTIGTPEELTVPFNDRVHFFGDGVYDASVGGNHKVYLLEDHLDRFYSSAKALDIKIPMEKKELGELLTRLLSMVEGETHFVYWQVTRGAGARNHTYGDDMTGKLWVMIRPNKLNDPDVPIKLITREDTRFYHCNIKTLNLIPSVIASQKAKEAGTDETIFHRGDIVTECAHSNVSILKGGVFYSHPNDTMILRGISKTHMISACYRLGIAVIERPFTLSELMDADEIIVTSSSNFCLHANQIDGKPVGGKDPVSLSRIQNEVISEYLSYTGKNSLFD, encoded by the coding sequence ATGAAAGAACTTGCATACTATGATGGAACAATCGGAACGCCAGAGGAACTTACCGTGCCATTTAACGACAGGGTTCATTTCTTTGGAGACGGAGTCTATGATGCTTCCGTGGGAGGCAACCACAAGGTTTATCTCTTAGAGGATCATCTGGACCGTTTTTATTCCAGCGCAAAGGCTCTGGATATTAAGATTCCCATGGAGAAGAAGGAACTGGGTGAGCTTTTGACCAGGCTGCTTTCCATGGTGGAGGGAGAAACGCATTTCGTATACTGGCAGGTGACCAGGGGAGCAGGTGCCAGGAATCATACCTATGGAGACGATATGACCGGTAAGCTGTGGGTCATGATCCGCCCCAATAAGCTAAATGATCCTGATGTCCCCATTAAGCTCATTACCAGAGAGGATACCAGATTTTACCACTGCAACATCAAGACCTTAAATCTCATTCCTTCTGTGATAGCCTCACAGAAGGCAAAGGAAGCAGGAACCGATGAAACCATTTTCCACCGGGGAGATATTGTGACGGAATGCGCTCACAGCAATGTTTCTATCTTAAAAGGCGGAGTTTTCTACTCTCATCCCAATGACACCATGATTCTCCGCGGAATTTCTAAGACCCATATGATATCTGCCTGCTATCGGCTGGGAATAGCGGTAATCGAACGCCCATTTACCTTATCAGAGCTTATGGACGCAGACGAGATCATTGTGACCTCATCCTCTAATTTCTGTCTCCATGCCAATCAGATCGACGGCAAACCGGTAGGAGGAAAGGACCCTGTTTCCTTATCCCGGATCCAGAATGAGGTCATCAGCGAATACCTTTCTTATACAGGAAAGAATAGCCTGTTTGACTGA
- a CDS encoding DUF4392 domain-containing protein, with amino-acid sequence MMERAELEKRNVGENLDSLMNLDPRGYGVCRILYAGSRAYMGEPLAMNAAESLCNTVKEDDFVYILTGFVLLPHKQPEMDGMVSAILLARSLVLAFGAKPVILCPGDCVEPVKKCAGVVGLHIYEDLKVVRELPYSMGVAAFTKNSKRAEIDGEWLMKEAMPTAVISVEAPGANHLGVYHNAAGRDVTALEAKSDILWDMLRAAGVLNIAIGDLGNEIGMGAIASHITQYVPFTGPEECTCGCKGGILSASSTDHIITATCSDWGCYAMMAAIAYLKRDMEILHREEMEAEVMRVASRSGLVDMTGSLLPGIDGFNTRMNTGILSLMRQCTAYAVRYSGNSEHWFAPVIAKGFFR; translated from the coding sequence ATGATGGAACGAGCAGAGCTGGAAAAAAGAAACGTCGGAGAAAATCTGGATTCTTTAATGAACTTAGATCCCAGGGGATACGGAGTATGCAGGATTCTCTATGCAGGAAGCCGTGCTTACATGGGAGAGCCCCTTGCCATGAATGCGGCGGAAAGCTTGTGCAACACGGTGAAGGAAGATGATTTTGTCTATATTCTCACAGGATTTGTACTTCTTCCCCATAAGCAGCCAGAAATGGATGGAATGGTAAGCGCCATTCTTTTGGCAAGATCCCTGGTTCTGGCATTTGGGGCTAAGCCTGTCATTCTCTGCCCTGGGGATTGCGTGGAACCGGTGAAAAAGTGCGCCGGAGTGGTAGGCCTTCATATTTATGAAGACTTAAAGGTGGTAAGAGAGCTTCCCTACAGTATGGGAGTAGCAGCCTTTACGAAAAATTCCAAACGGGCAGAAATAGACGGAGAGTGGCTTATGAAAGAAGCCATGCCCACAGCCGTTATTTCCGTGGAAGCGCCTGGAGCCAATCATCTGGGAGTCTACCATAACGCAGCAGGACGGGATGTGACAGCCCTGGAAGCCAAAAGCGATATCCTGTGGGATATGCTTCGGGCCGCCGGAGTCTTAAACATTGCAATCGGTGATCTGGGAAATGAAATCGGCATGGGTGCCATCGCAAGCCACATTACCCAATACGTCCCCTTTACCGGGCCAGAAGAATGCACTTGCGGCTGCAAGGGAGGAATTCTTTCTGCCAGCAGTACCGACCATATCATAACAGCCACCTGCTCGGACTGGGGCTGTTACGCCATGATGGCTGCCATTGCCTATCTAAAGCGGGATATGGAGATTCTTCACCGGGAGGAGATGGAAGCAGAGGTGATGCGGGTGGCTTCAAGGAGCGGTCTGGTGGACATGACAGGTTCTCTTTTACCGGGAATTGATGGCTTTAATACCCGAATGAATACAGGTATCCTAAGTCTGATGCGACAGTGTACAGCCTATGCCGTACGATATTCCGGCAATTCAGAGCACTGGTTTGCTCCCGTCATTGCCAAAGGATTCTTTCGGTAG
- the pxpB gene encoding 5-oxoprolinase subunit PxpB, whose protein sequence is MILKAVGDRGVLAELGNSIDEATNRRVMELNRKVLSSKAEGIIETVPAFSSLLVYYNPLITDYEQVSKYLLALQEAEEKEETNSGKLIEIPVCYGGIYGPDLSFVSKHTGLREDQVVHIHCGRDYRIYMLGFLPGFPYLGGMDPRINTPRLSTPRTVIPSGSVGIGGEQTGIYPMESPGGWRLIGRTPLRLFELQMGEDKLYKAGDSIRFVPIDQKEYDAISRTQEMR, encoded by the coding sequence ATGATACTTAAGGCAGTTGGAGACCGCGGGGTACTTGCAGAGCTGGGAAATTCCATTGATGAAGCAACAAACCGCAGGGTCATGGAACTGAATCGGAAGGTCTTATCCTCCAAGGCGGAAGGAATCATAGAGACAGTCCCTGCCTTTTCATCTCTTCTTGTTTATTACAATCCCCTGATTACTGATTATGAACAGGTATCTAAATACCTGTTAGCCTTGCAGGAAGCGGAAGAGAAGGAAGAAACGAATTCAGGGAAATTAATTGAAATACCCGTCTGCTACGGAGGGATTTACGGACCAGACCTTTCCTTTGTATCAAAGCATACCGGCTTAAGAGAAGACCAGGTAGTTCACATTCATTGCGGCAGGGACTATCGCATCTATATGCTTGGCTTTCTGCCTGGATTTCCCTATCTTGGAGGCATGGATCCCCGGATAAATACCCCAAGACTTTCCACGCCAAGAACGGTCATTCCGTCTGGGTCAGTAGGAATCGGAGGAGAACAGACAGGTATATACCCGATGGAGTCTCCCGGCGGCTGGCGGTTGATTGGGCGGACTCCTCTTCGGCTTTTTGAGCTTCAGATGGGAGAGGATAAGCTTTATAAGGCCGGTGACTCCATTCGGTTTGTTCCAATCGATCAAAAGGAATATGATGCAATCAGCCGGACACAGGAAATGAGGTGA
- a CDS encoding biotin-dependent carboxyltransferase family protein: protein MALEILQPGALSTVQDMGRRGYQSQGFQESGACDKYSMRVSNLLAGNLDGECGAAVVEFTLRGGEIRFTSPEVFSLTGADMEPFLNGTPVPMYEPIYAEEGDVLTLSLGRKGLRAYLAVYGGIDVPLVMGSRSTNLKCRLGGVKGRPLKQGDILPTRKSTEEVRDFWKSIQGNVHGSSPFVKQPLLQRPSTPKRYYGTAEYVLLRAVEGPQIQAFTEEGVRTFLRNPYRLSSDCDRMALRLEGPVIDMIQGADIISDGIVEGSVQVSASGLPMVMMADHQTTGGYAKIATVISTDIPALAQLRPGEWVTFQFVTPQEAVNICRREEQRLLAACKGFLSAAGN from the coding sequence ATGGCATTAGAAATCTTACAGCCGGGAGCATTGTCAACGGTACAGGATATGGGAAGAAGAGGATATCAAAGCCAGGGCTTTCAGGAAAGCGGAGCCTGCGATAAATATTCCATGAGAGTATCCAATCTCCTGGCCGGTAATTTAGATGGAGAATGTGGGGCCGCTGTGGTGGAATTTACGTTAAGGGGAGGAGAAATTCGTTTCACCTCCCCTGAGGTGTTCTCTTTGACCGGCGCAGACATGGAGCCTTTCTTAAATGGAACCCCGGTTCCTATGTATGAACCAATTTACGCGGAGGAAGGGGATGTGCTCACCTTATCCCTTGGGAGAAAGGGCTTAAGGGCTTACCTGGCTGTGTATGGAGGAATCGATGTTCCTCTCGTTATGGGAAGCCGTTCCACCAATTTAAAATGCAGGCTTGGAGGCGTAAAGGGTAGGCCATTAAAGCAGGGAGATATTCTTCCAACCAGAAAATCCACAGAAGAGGTCAGAGATTTTTGGAAAAGCATTCAGGGAAATGTACATGGGTCCTCGCCTTTTGTAAAACAGCCATTGCTTCAAAGACCGTCTACTCCCAAACGCTATTATGGGACAGCGGAATATGTACTTTTACGGGCAGTAGAAGGGCCACAGATTCAGGCATTTACGGAGGAGGGAGTGAGGACCTTTCTTCGTAACCCTTACCGGCTTTCCAGCGACTGTGACCGCATGGCCTTGAGGCTTGAAGGTCCTGTAATTGATATGATACAGGGAGCGGATATCATATCTGACGGAATTGTGGAAGGCTCGGTACAGGTTTCAGCCTCCGGTCTTCCCATGGTAATGATGGCAGACCACCAGACAACAGGAGGCTATGCCAAGATAGCAACAGTAATTTCCACGGACATTCCAGCCCTGGCTCAGTTACGTCCCGGAGAATGGGTGACGTTTCAGTTTGTAACCCCACAGGAGGCAGTAAATATCTGCCGGAGAGAGGAACAAAGGCTTTTAGCTGCCTGTAAGGGTTTCCTGTCAGCGGCTGGAAATTAA
- a CDS encoding putative hydro-lyase: protein MERISMKGRNDMDYAESKPWQVRSLIREGLIDVPTTGMCNGYAQGNLVILPEELSWDFLLFCQRNPRACPLLEVSDAGSKSFPITAKGSDLTRDIPRYRIYENGICTGEPTDISSLFDEYQKTKGRLISFLIGCSFSFEAELLEAGIPVRQIEEGVNVPMYNTSIPCTSAGVFSGTMVVSMRPIPHSQVPAAVSVTAAMPKVHGAPIHIGYPEAIGIKDLSVPDYGDPVTVKEGEIPVFWPCGVTPQAVLMNSKPTFAITHAPGHMFITDLKNTVLKYS from the coding sequence ATGGAACGAATCAGTATGAAAGGAAGAAACGATATGGATTATGCAGAAAGTAAGCCATGGCAGGTAAGATCACTGATACGGGAAGGTTTGATAGATGTTCCTACCACAGGAATGTGCAACGGGTATGCTCAGGGAAATTTAGTCATACTTCCGGAAGAGCTGTCCTGGGATTTTTTGCTGTTCTGTCAGAGAAATCCCAGAGCCTGTCCCTTGTTAGAGGTATCGGATGCAGGCAGTAAATCATTTCCCATAACGGCAAAAGGCAGTGATCTTACAAGAGACATTCCAAGATACCGGATATATGAAAATGGAATCTGCACGGGAGAACCGACTGATATCTCCTCGTTGTTTGATGAATACCAGAAAACAAAGGGCAGGCTCATTAGCTTTCTTATCGGATGCAGCTTCTCCTTTGAAGCGGAGCTTTTAGAAGCAGGCATACCCGTAAGGCAGATAGAAGAAGGGGTCAATGTTCCCATGTACAATACCAGTATTCCCTGCACCTCTGCAGGAGTTTTTTCCGGAACCATGGTGGTCAGCATGAGACCCATCCCTCATAGTCAGGTTCCGGCAGCCGTTTCGGTGACCGCTGCCATGCCTAAGGTACACGGTGCTCCCATACATATCGGATACCCGGAAGCCATTGGGATTAAGGACTTATCAGTCCCCGATTACGGCGATCCCGTAACGGTGAAGGAAGGGGAAATCCCAGTATTTTGGCCATGCGGCGTTACTCCTCAGGCTGTTTTAATGAACAGCAAACCGACCTTTGCCATAACCCATGCTCCAGGCCATATGTTTATTACCGATTTAAAGAACACGGTTCTTAAATATAGCTGA
- a CDS encoding LamB/YcsF family protein — MPTIDLNCDLGESFGAYKMGMDEEILPFITSANIACGFHGGDPLIMERTVALCKVHGVRPGAHPGFPDLNGFGRRNMNLSPKEVKACVTYQIGALKAFCDSATIRLYHVKPHGALYNMAAVDYKLAAAICEAIHDVDDSLVLLALSGSEMLRAAKECGLFYASEVFADRAYERDGTLVSRNQKGAVIEEKEAAVKQVVRMAKEGRVRAINGEDISIKADSVCVHGDGRNALSFVKRIREELAVKGIEVKGF; from the coding sequence ATGCCAACCATTGATTTGAACTGCGATCTGGGAGAAAGCTTCGGAGCCTACAAGATGGGTATGGATGAAGAGATTCTTCCGTTTATTACCTCAGCAAACATTGCTTGCGGATTTCATGGAGGAGATCCGCTGATCATGGAACGTACCGTTGCGCTTTGTAAGGTACACGGAGTAAGGCCGGGGGCCCATCCTGGATTTCCGGACTTAAATGGATTCGGCAGAAGAAACATGAATCTGTCTCCAAAAGAAGTAAAGGCATGTGTTACCTATCAGATCGGGGCATTAAAAGCATTTTGTGACAGCGCCACCATACGCCTTTATCATGTCAAACCTCATGGAGCCTTATATAACATGGCAGCCGTGGACTACAAACTGGCCGCCGCCATCTGTGAAGCCATCCATGACGTGGATGACAGTCTGGTGCTCCTGGCCTTAAGCGGAAGCGAGATGCTCCGGGCAGCCAAAGAATGCGGACTTTTTTATGCCAGTGAGGTATTTGCAGACAGGGCTTATGAAAGAGATGGAACCCTTGTTTCAAGAAATCAAAAGGGAGCTGTGATCGAAGAGAAAGAGGCAGCGGTAAAACAGGTGGTCCGCATGGCAAAGGAAGGCAGGGTAAGAGCCATTAACGGGGAAGACATTTCTATAAAGGCGGATTCCGTCTGCGTTCATGGGGATGGCCGCAACGCCCTTTCCTTTGTTAAAAGGATTCGGGAGGAACTTGCCGTAAAGGGAATTGAAGTAAAAGGGTTTTAA
- a CDS encoding LytR/AlgR family response regulator transcription factor encodes MLSIAICDDDRKDTDKLETLVNGYMSQSPFSYDIKKYCSGEELLESSETFDLLFLDIALGGMNGIEVGTKIRESNRGLKIIYTTSYKQFCKQAVNRAHAFAYLVKPVTKDKIDRQLDEILSCIQEEHEDKETVAFEIMEITDKGELESRIKDFEVDDIFYFEYFNRKIKIKLEKEEYFFKDKMKDLADKMQLHNFETCHQCFLVNLRHVKKIKGYEVFLNNNDIIPVSQKRSAEFRKKLNTFIQNSI; translated from the coding sequence ATGCTTTCAATAGCTATTTGTGACGATGACAGGAAGGATACGGATAAATTAGAAACTTTGGTGAATGGTTACATGAGCCAGAGCCCATTTTCTTATGACATCAAAAAGTATTGCTCAGGAGAAGAGCTGCTTGAATCCAGTGAGACGTTTGATTTATTATTTCTTGATATTGCATTAGGCGGAATGAATGGAATAGAGGTAGGAACGAAAATCAGGGAATCTAACAGAGGGTTAAAAATAATTTATACCACCAGCTACAAGCAGTTTTGCAAACAGGCTGTGAACCGGGCCCATGCATTTGCATATTTAGTAAAGCCTGTTACAAAGGATAAGATAGACCGCCAGCTGGATGAAATCTTATCCTGCATTCAGGAAGAACACGAAGATAAAGAAACCGTGGCATTTGAGATTATGGAGATAACGGACAAAGGGGAACTGGAAAGCAGAATCAAGGATTTTGAAGTAGATGATATCTTTTATTTTGAATATTTTAATAGAAAGATTAAAATCAAACTGGAAAAGGAAGAATATTTCTTTAAAGATAAAATGAAAGATCTGGCAGACAAGATGCAGTTACACAATTTTGAAACCTGCCACCAGTGTTTTTTAGTTAATTTACGTCATGTGAAAAAGATAAAAGGCTACGAAGTTTTTTTAAATAATAATGATATCATACCTGTTTCACAGAAACGATCCGCAGAGTTTAGAAAAAAATTAAATACATTTATACAGAATTCGATTTAG